The sequence GTTGTATGTGTCTACAACTTCCGTATGTGGGTCCGGAAATGGGAAAGGACACAGTTGAGTGTATAAGAAGAACACAAATCAGTATATGGAGAATGACTCACAACGCAAtttctcatcccttccacctTTTGAACTGAACGCACTCAAACCACCTACAAACTCTTGGAAATCGACTGTACCGCTTCCACTGATCACCATCAAGGGCGGTTCAGTCAGCTCATATCGACCGTAAACAGATAACGTCATACATGAACACCCAAGCATAATGAATATCTTAACGATCGAGGGTCAAAGGAGGAACATGctcactcttcatcaaaGATTGCGATCATCCTATGTGCTAAAGGGTTATTTGCTATTTGTGGGATCTGCAGGAATTCGTCCTTATCAATCGAACCTGATCCATCTTTATCTAACTTCATGAATCGTTTTTTCAACCTCATGAGCTCTGGACCAGAGACTATATGACACAAGAAGACGTATAAATCAGCTCCCATGATCTCGGAATGAATGGGGCACGACATTGCAGCTCGAAGGCGAGGACTGCAGACGACAACTACAGACCAGAGGTAAAGCAGCAGGGCCAGAAGACATTCTTTCGATCTCACACCTCTCTCACGAGGGTTATCATACTGGTCATGAGGCAAGGAAGATCAGATACTCACAATTCGAGTTCTTCTCCAGGGAATTGAACATTGATGATTCAGCTGCACCCATCTTGATCCGTCTTTCTGCTAGTGATGTACTATCGTTAGGGTGTGGATGCGTGTAGCTGTTTGCTAAAAGGTTGATATATGGACcgtggaggtggatatggGCGATATGTAGGTGGAATAAGATGGAGTTGAAGCCTGAAATTGATGAAAGGGAGAGCGAAAGAGTCCAGACGATCACAGCGCGTACAAGTGCGAGCAATGGTTTGAGGCACCACTCAACACAAAACGTCACTGCTGATTACACGCCATGTGGCACCTCACCCACCTCGTCTCACTGCTCACAGCTTTTCCGTTCACTTAGGCAATAAACCAACCAAGGAAGTCTGCATTTATCCTTTGTCAAGGAAAAATCATAACCGCTAGAATACAAAGACACAGCAAGCTTGAATTACCCATGGAGGATCAGG comes from Kwoniella mangroviensis CBS 8507 chromosome 2, whole genome shotgun sequence and encodes:
- a CDS encoding calcineurin subunit B; the encoded protein is MGAAESSMFNSLEKNSNFSGPELMRLKKRFMKLDKDGSGSIDKDEFLQIPQIANNPLAHRMIAIFDEDGSGTVDFQEFVGGLSAFSSKGGRDEKLRFAFKVYDMDRDGYISNGELYLVLKQMVGNNLKDQQLQQIVDKTIMEADKDGDGKLSFEEFTNMVASTDIVKQMTLEDLF